Proteins co-encoded in one Perca flavescens isolate YP-PL-M2 chromosome 11, PFLA_1.0, whole genome shotgun sequence genomic window:
- the pde1a gene encoding calcium/calmodulin-dependent 3',5'-cyclic nucleotide phosphodiesterase 1A, whose product MLREEEEEKVQLPAGEQEEKLPDQDVEQEEEEQPEEEEQTEEQQQQSVKVQRREQMEELQRTETEEAHRSRAKQTEEAQDFEEQNHNNQVLIRLRGMQKYKSTSQRLKGVLEQMDRGVVDLQELRRNLELAAAMLDSVYTDETKRLLDTEDELSDLQAESVPSEVRDWLACTFTRKMGVAKRRPEEKPRFRSIVHAVQAGIFVERMYRRTSNMAGLTYPPTALTALKKVDHWSFDVFSFHEATGDHALKFLVYDLLTRYDLINRFRIPVQALVPFVEALENGYSKHRNPYHNLIHAADVTQTAHFLMLHTGLMHWLSELEILAMVFAAAIHDFEHTGTTNNFHIHTRSEVTILYNDRSVLENHHVSAAYRLMAEDDMNIFVNLNKDDWRELRALVIEMVMSTDMSCHFQQIKTMRNALTQTLSLDKVKVLSLLLHAADISHPAKAWPLHYRWTHSLMEEFFQQGDKEVELGLPFSPLCDRKATMIAQSQIGFIDFIVEPTFSVLIDTTEKLIGPLIEEDRKARESGNRKSSLTGSGSVTVESVQRHSSGRYGNSDEGQMDFSLTAIDQPALKLHLSGVIGSNKDRWKELSVHELANKEQEEQEKVESVNSDIQSHASPSHSAPDGHTTDQSQNSEGSPPDETHNDKSPVHLNWNGSGQAAEKAEDNDDDDEVPEKA is encoded by the exons ATGCtgagggaagaggaagaggagaaggtgCAGCTACCTGCGGGAGAGCAGGAAGAGAAGCTGCCCGATCAGGACGtggaacaggaggaggaggagcaacctgaggaagaggagcagactgaggagcagcagcagcagagtgtGAAGGTGCAGCGCCGGGAACAGATGGAGGAGTTGCAGCGCACAGAGACGGAGGAGGCGCACAGGTCTCGGGCCAAGCAGACGGAGGAGGCGCAGGACTTTGAGGAGCAGAACCACAACAACCAGGTCCTGATCCGACTCAGAGGGAT GCAGAAATACAAAAGTACATCACAgag GCTGAAGGGGGTCCTGGAGCAGATGGACCGGGGTGTGGTGGACCTGCAGGAACTCCGCAGGAACCTGGAGCTCGCTGCTGCCATGTTGGACAGCGTTTACACCGACGAGACCAA GCGTCTGTTGGACACCGAGGACGAGCTCAGCGACTTGCAGGCGGAGTCCGTGCCCAGCGAAGTACGCGACTGGCTGGCCTGCACCTTCACCAGGAAGATGGGCGTGGCCAAGCGGCGTCCTGAGGAGAAGCCGCGATTCAGGAGCATCGTCCATGCGGTGCAAGCAGGGATATTTGTTGAAAG GATGTACAGACGGACGTCCAACATGGCTGGTCTGACCTACCCCCCCACGGCGTTGACAGCTCTGAAG AAAGTGGATCACTGGTCGTTTGATGTTTTCTCCTTCCACGAGGCCACCGGAGACCACGCCCTCAAGTTCCTGGTCTACGACCTGCTGACCCGCTATGACCTCATCAACAGGTTCAGG ATCCCGGTGCAGGCTCTGGTGCCGTTTGTTGAAGCCCTGGAGAACGGCTACAGCAAACACAGGAACCCCTACCACAACCTGATCCACGCCGCCGACGTCACTCAGACCGCCCACTTCCTGATGCTGCACACTGGACTcatg cactgGCTCAGCGAGCTGGAGATTCTCGCCATGGTTTTTGCTGCAGCCATTCACGACTTTGAGCACACAGGAACCACGAACAACTTCCACATCCACACCAG gtCGGAGGTGACCATTCTGTACAACGACCGTTCGGTGCTGGAGAACCATCACGTCAGCGCCGCCTACCGGCTGATGGCTGAGGACGATATGAACATCTTTGTCAACCTGAACAAGGACGActggag GGAGCTGAGGGCTCTGGTGATAGAGATGGTGATGTCCACGGACATGTCCTGTCACTTCCAGCAGATCAAGACCATGAGGAACGCCCTGACGCAGACTCTCAG tctggACAAAGTGAAGGTTTTGTCTCTGTTGCTTCACGCTGCAGACATCAGTCATCCGGCCAAAGCCTGGCCCCTGCACTACCGCTGGACTCACAGCCTCATGGAGGAGTTCTTCCAACAG GGAGATAAGGAGGTGGAACTGggcctccctttctctcctctctgtgacCGCAAAGCCACCATGATCGCCCAATCACAGATAG GTTTCATCGACTTCATCGTGGAGCCAACTTTCAGCGTTCTGATCGACACAACGGAGAAACTGATTGGTCCGCTGATAGAAGAGGACAGGAAGGCCAGAGAGTCTGGAAACAGGAAGTCcag TCTAACAGGAAGCGGTTCCGTTACCGTGGAGTCGGTGCAGAGACACAGTAGCGGGCGCTATGGTAACAGCGATGAAGGACAGATGGACTTTTCCCTGACGGCCATCGACCAGCCGGCTCTGAAGCTGCACCTGTCTGGCGTCATCGGCAGCAACAAGGACAGATGGAAAGAGCTGTCCGTGCACG AGCTGGCCAATAAGGAGCAAGAAGAACAAGAGAAGGTGGAGTCTGTCAACTCAGACATCCAATCGCATGCCTCGCCCAGTCACAGTGCCCCTGATGGACACACCACTGACCAATCACAGAACTCAGAGGGCTCCCCTCCTGATGAAACACACAACGACAAGTCACCTGTCCACCTGAACTGGAACG GGTCGGGGCAAGCGGCGGAGAAGGCGGAggacaatgatgatgatgacgaagTGCCTGAAAAAGCCTGA